Proteins encoded within one genomic window of Bombus vancouverensis nearcticus chromosome 4, iyBomVanc1_principal, whole genome shotgun sequence:
- the LOC117153139 gene encoding transcription elongation factor SPT6 isoform X2, translating to MADFLHSEAEESEEEKELDDNEKKKLKKIKAMEESDEEEEEDDEDRLREELKDLIDDNPIEESEGDDSDASGVSQKRKKSDDEDFDDRLEDEDYDLIEENLGVKVERKRFKRLRRIQDEESEEEQEKEADDDRDAIANELFEGSGDEDERRSERSHRPEVDTFDEEGSEGEYTDADDFIVDDDGRPIAEKRKKKKPIFSDAALQEAQDIFGVDFDYDEFGKYGEEDYEEEEEEEEEEEEDEYMDDEDAERPRRPKKQLKKKTTRKSIFEIYEPSELKRGHFTDMDNEIRNTDIPERMQLRTVPVTPVAEGSDELDLEAEWIYKQAFCRPTISIQDAHLNAEAKERARKGPQTIGKIKKALDFMRNQQFEVPFISFYRKEYVLPELNINDLWKVYKFDAKWCQLRQRKENLLKLFDKMRNYQLDEIMKNPDAPLPDNVRLIKDDDIERLKNVQTSEELNDVYHHFMLYYSHEIPAMQEAARQKEKEARKEAKIQKRKQQIADAEENGEDPLPEEEADVEEEEETDETLKQAVRTGPYSICRRAGLDNLAKKFGLTPEHFAENLRDNYQRHEVDQEPTEPLTIANEYCSQILSSSEEVLKAAQLMVAIQLAREPLVRRCVREMYMERAKISVKPTKKGIKEIDENHPVYGMKYLKDKPVRDLVGDQFLNLVIAEEDKLITITLSDSIEGNTSNNYVDEMKQLYYRDEFSKNVQDWNALRVGSVEMALTRIVLPSLKKELKANLIAEAKECVMRACGRKMYNWIKVAPYTCEFPEEEDEEWDTSKGLRVMGLAYVPEYSQAAFTCLIAPDGECTDYLRLPHIMKRKNSYREDEKAMKEADLLAIRNFIATKKPHVVVIGGESREAMMIAADIKECIANLVEEEQFPNIKIEICDNELAKIYSNSNKGISEFRDYPELLRQAISLGRRMQDPLVEFSQLCTADEEILCLKYHNLQDQLPKDELLDNLYLEFVNRVNEVGVDVNKAVQQAYCGNLVQFVCGLGPRKGQALIKMLKQTNQRLENRTQLVTSCHMGPKVFINCAGFIKIDTNSLGDSTEAYVEVLDGSRVHPETYEWARKMAVDALEYDDEDANPAGALEEILESPERLKDLDLDAFAEELERQGFGNKCVTLYDIRAELNCRYKDLRVPYQSLSAERLFDILTKETPETFYVGKLVLATVIGISHRKPQGDQLDQANPVRNDETGLWQCPFCLKNDFPELSEVWNHFDAGACPGKATGVRLRLDNGISGYIHIKNLSDRHVANPEERVNIGQIIHCRIIKIEVERFSVECTSKSSDLADKNHEWRPQRDPFYDTEAEQRDAKVEEDAKKAKQRQTYVKRVIVHPSFHNISFAEAEKLMQTMKQGEAIVRPSSKGADHLTVTWKVTDEIYQHIDVREEGKENAFSLGQSLWIGNEEFEDLDEIIARHVNPMAAYASELLDFKYYKPAVEGIKDKAEEILKEQKKENPGGIPYIISAAKNYPGKFLLSYLPRTRCRHEYVTVSPEGFRFRGQMFGRVSDLFRWFKEHFRDPVPGQSTPSTPRGAMTSRTPYHTTPGAVSGMNQEAIQRVAQNLPHHMLHSLSQVANQTPHHYPPHTPGTANAAGYGGVHTYPNTPYTPSGQTPFMTPYQTPHHTPHHHGQPTPRYGQQTPNHQQGPFIHPPPPSGITSTGHHRSTPSHRPTPPMSTPGDPMDWKKAAEAWARLKSGPRVSTSTPRYEESRRTPRNYEESVGRTTPRNRTSNRTPSYKSPRGTPHTNSSPRSMSLSGDGTPLYDES from the exons ATGGCTGATTTTTTACATTCAGAAGCAGAAGAAAGCGAG gaGGAGAAGGAATTAGACGATAATGAGAAAAAGAAACTGAAGAAAATAAAAGCTATGGAAGAAAGtgatgaagaagaagaggaag ATGATGAGGATCGTTTACGGGAGGAACTTAAGGATCTCATTGACGACAACCCTATAGAAGAAAGTGAGGGAGATGATAGTGATGCTTCTGGAGTATCTCAAAAACGTAAAAAAAGTGATGATGAGGACTTTGACGATCGTTTAGAAGATGAAGATTATGACTtgatagaagaaaatttggGAGTCAAAGTTGAAAGA AAACGTTTTAAACGCCTCCGAAGGATACAAGATGAGGAATCAGAGGAGGAACAGGAAAAGGAGGCAGACGATGATAGAGATGCTATTGCAAACGAACTTTTCGAAGGTTCTGGCGAT GAAGATGAAAGGCGGAGCGAACGTAGTCACAGACCTGAAGTCGACACATTTGACGAGGAAGGAAGTGAAGGAGAATACACAGACGCTGATGATTTTATTGTTGACGATGATGGTAGACCAATTGCCGAGAAACGCAAAAAGAAAAAGCCAATTTTTTCTGATGCAGCTTTGCAAGAAGCACAAGACATTTTTGGTGTTGATTTTGATTATGATGAATTTGGTAAATACGGCGAAGAGGACTAtgaggaggaagaagaggaagaagaggaagaagaagaagatgaataCATGGACGATGAAGACGCCGAGAGACCGCGAAGGCCGAAAAAACAGTTGAAAAAGAAAACTACGAGAAAAAGTATTTTCGAAATTTACGAACCAAGCGAACTTAAACGCGGTCATTTTACCGATATGGATAATGAAATACGGAACACAGATATACCGGAGAGAATGCAACTTCGTACTGTTCCTGTTACACCAGTTGCAGAGGGTTCTGATGAACTAGACTTAGAGGCAGAGTGGATCTATAAACAGGCGTTCTGTCGACCAACTATTTCAATTCAAGATGCACACCTAAACGCTGAGGCTAAAGAAAGAGCTCGGAAAGGACCTCAAACGAtcggtaaaattaaaaaagcttTAGACTTTATGCGAAATCAACAATTCGAAGTACCTTTCATATCGTTTTATAGAAAGGAATATGTCCTACCGGAACTAAACATTAACGATCTCTGGAAAGTGTACAAATTTGATGCCAAGTGGTGTCAACTTCGtcagagaaaagaaaatttattaaaattatttgataaaatgCGAAATTATCAGTTagatgaaattatgaaaaatccTGATGCTCCATTACCAGATAACGTACGATTGATTAAAGATGACGACATAGAACGATTGAAAAATGTGCAAACCAGCGAGGAACTAAATGACGTTTATCACCacttcatgttatattataGTCATGAGATACCAGCAATGCAGGAAGCTGCTCGTCAGAAGGAGAAAGAAGCACGGAAAGAAGCAAAGATTCAAAAACGAAAACAACAAATTGCGGATGCCGAGGAAAACGGAGAAGATCCTCTGCCGGAAGAGGAGGCGGACgtagaggaagaagaggaaacaGATGAAACATTAAAACAGGCTGTTCGGACTGGTCCATATTCTATTTGCAGGCGGGCCGGCCTCGATAACCTCGCAAAAAAGTTCGGTCTCACTCCCGAACATTTTGCCGAAAATTTACGAGACAATTATCAGCGACACGAAGTAGATCAGGAGCCAACGGAACCTTTAACCATTGCTAATGAATACTGTAGTCAAATACTTAGTAGTTCGGAAGAAGTACTAAAAGCTGCTCAATTAATGGTAGCTATTCAATTAGCACGTGAACCTTTGGTAAGGAGGTGTGTCCGAGAAATGTACATGGAAAGAGCAAAGATATCTGTAAAACCTACAAAAAAAGGAATCAAAGAGATCGACGAAAACCATCCAGTTTATGGGATGAAGTATTTGAAGGATAAGCCAGTGCGAGATCTGGTTGGAGATCAGTTCCTAAATTTGGTTATAGCCGAAgaagataaattaattacgataACATTGAGTgatagtatcgaagggaatactAGTAACAACTACGTTGACGAAATGAAACAACTTTACTACCGAGACGAGTTTAGTAAAAATGTCCAGGATTGGAACGCATTGAGAGTTGGGAGTGTTGAAATGGCACTTACACGTATTGTTTTACCGAGTCTAAAGAAAGAGCTAAAAGCAAATCTTATTGCAGAAGCTAAAGAATGCGTAATGAGAGCATGTGGTCGTAAAATGTACAATTGGATTAAAGTTGCTCCTTATACCTGTGAATTTCCAGAGGAAGAAGATGAGGAATGGGATACTAGTAAAGGACTTCGGGTAATGGGTTTAGCTTATGTCCCAGAATACTCTCAAGCCGCATTCACTTGTCTAATCGCACCGGATGGGGAATGTACAGATTATTTGAGATTGCCACAcataatgaaacgaaagaatagTTACCGAGAGGACGAGAAAGCCATGAAAGAAGCCGACTTGTTAGCAATTCGAAATTTTATAGCAACAAAAAAGCCGCATGTTGTAGTTATAGGTGGTGAATCAAGAGAGGCAATGATGATCGCGGCTGATATTAAAGAATGTATCGCGAACCTAGTAGAAGAAGAACAATTCCCAAACATTAAGATAGAAATTTGTGACAATGAATTGGCTAAAATTTACTCGAACAGTAATAAAGGTATATCCGAATTTCGGGATTATCCGGAATTATTGCGACAGGCTATCTCATTGGGCAGAAGAATGCAAGATCCCTTGGTGGAATTTTCTCAATTATGCACCGCTGACGAAGaaattttatgtttaaagtaTCACAACTTGCAAGATCAATTGCCGAAAGACGAACTTTTGgataatttatatttagaatTCGTGAATCGTGTAAACGAAGTTGGTGTTGATGTGAATAAGGCGGTACAACAAGCTTATTGCGGGAATTTAGTTCAATTTGTGTGTGGTTTGGGGCCGAGAAAAGGACAGGCATTGATCAAAATGTTGAAACAAACCAATCAAAGGTTGGAAAATAGAACTCAGCTTGTAACTTCTTGTCACATGGGACCTAAGGTTTTTATTAACTGTGCGGGTTTTATCAAGATAGATACAAACAGTTTAGGAGACAGCACCGAAGCATATGTCGAAGTCCTTGATGGGTCTCGAGTACATCCCGAAACGTATGAATGGGCGAGAAAAATGGCAGTCGACGCTTTAGAATACGACGACGAAGATGCTAATCCAGCCGGAGCACTGGAAGAGATTCTCGAATCTCCTGAGAGACTGAAAGATCTTGATTTGGACGCGTTCGCGGAAGAACTTGAAAGACAAGGTTTTGGCAATAAATGTGTCACTTTATATGATATCAGAGCAGAATTAAATTGCAGATATAAAGATTTACGTGTACCATATCAGTCACTGAGCGCAGAAAGGTTGTTCGATATTCTAACGAAGGAAACCCCGGAAACATTTTACGTAGGGAAATTAGTCTTGGCCACAGTAATAGGGATAAGCCACAGAAAACCGCAAGGTGATCAATTGGATCAAGCCAATCCTGTAAGAAACGACGAAACTGGATTGTGGCAATGTCCATTCtgtttgaaaaatgattttccGGAATTATCCGAAGTATGGAATCATTTTGACGCCGGAGCTTGCCCCGGCAAAGCTACTGGCGTGAGATTAAGATTAGATAATGGAATATCTGGttatattcatataaaaaatttatctgACAGACACGTTGCGAATCCTGAAGAGAGAGTAAACATAGGACAAATAATACATTGTCGGATAATAAAGATTGAAGTGGAGCGATTCAGCGTCGAATGTACAAGTAAAAGTAGCGACCTCGCGGATAAAAATCACGAATGGAG ACCACAAAGAGATCCGTTTTATGACACAGAAGCAGAACAAAGAGATGCGAAAGTCGAAGAGGATGCCAAGAAAGCGAAGCAACGGCAGACATATGTGAAACGCGTAATCGTGCATCCTTCTTTTCACAACATCAGTTTTGCAGAAGCTGAAAAGTTAATGCAGACTATGAAGCAAGGGGAAGCAATAGTTAGACCGAGCAGTAAAGGTGCTGATCATTTAACTGTCACATGGAAAGTTACTGATGAGATTTATCAGCATATCGATGTTAGAGAGGAGGGAAAAGAAAATGCCTTTTCTCTCGGTCAAAGCTTGTGGATTGGAAACGAagaattcgaggatttggatgAAATTATTGCGAGACATGTTAATCCTATGGCTGCATATGCTTCGGAATTATTGgactttaaatattataaaccaGCTGTAGAAGGCATTAAGGATAAAGCGGAAGAGATATTAAAAGAACAAAAGAAGGAAAATCCTGGAGGAATTCCGTATATAATATCTGCTGCAAAG AACTATCCTGGAAAGTTTTTGCTATCTTATCTTCCGCGAACTCGATGTCGTCACGAATATGTAACAGTATCACCAGAAGGATTTAGATTCAGAGGGCAAATGTTTGGTAGAGTGAGCGACTTGTTCCGATGGTTCAAAGAACACTTTCGTGATCCGGTACCTGGACAATCTACTCCTAGTACTCCACGTGGAGCAATGACATCTAGAACACCTTATCATACAACGCCAGGAGCAGTGAGTG gAATGAATCAAGAAGCCATACAAAGAGTGGCGCAAAATCTTCCGCATCATATGTTACATTCTTTATCGCAAGTGGCGAATCAGACTCCTCATCATTATCCACCACACACACCAGGAACTGCGAATGCCGCTGGTTATGGTGGAGTTCATACTTATCCTAATACTCCATACACACCTTCGGGACAAACACCCTTTATGACACCATATCAAACGCCACATCATACTCCACATCATCATGGTCAACCAACTCCAAGATATGGGCAACAAACACCTAATCATCAGCAAGGTCCTTTCATTCATCCACCTCCACCTTCAGGGATAACTTCTACAGGACATCACAGATCAACACCATCACATAGACCTACGCCTCCAATGTCAACACCAGGCGATCCTATGGATTGGAAAAAAGCAGCGGAAGCATGGGCACGATTAAAAAGTGGACCACGTGTGTC TACCTCTACTCCAAGATATGAAGAATCTAGGAGAACTCCACGAAATTACGAAGAATCGGTTGGAAGAACAACGCCGCGAAATAGAACTTCGAATCGGACACCTTCTTATAAATCTCCTCGAGGTACACCACACACTAATTCAAGTCCTCGAAGTATGTCTCTTAGTGGAGATGGTACTCCTTTATATGATGAAAGTTAA
- the LOC117153139 gene encoding transcription elongation factor SPT6 isoform X1: MADFLHSEAEESEEEKELDDNEKKKLKKIKAMEESDEEEEEDDEDRLREELKDLIDDNPIEESEGDDSDASGVSQKRKKSDDEDFDDRLEDEDYDLIEENLGVKVERKRFKRLRRIQDEESEEEQEKEADDDRDAIANELFEGSGDEREIAMEDERRSERSHRPEVDTFDEEGSEGEYTDADDFIVDDDGRPIAEKRKKKKPIFSDAALQEAQDIFGVDFDYDEFGKYGEEDYEEEEEEEEEEEEDEYMDDEDAERPRRPKKQLKKKTTRKSIFEIYEPSELKRGHFTDMDNEIRNTDIPERMQLRTVPVTPVAEGSDELDLEAEWIYKQAFCRPTISIQDAHLNAEAKERARKGPQTIGKIKKALDFMRNQQFEVPFISFYRKEYVLPELNINDLWKVYKFDAKWCQLRQRKENLLKLFDKMRNYQLDEIMKNPDAPLPDNVRLIKDDDIERLKNVQTSEELNDVYHHFMLYYSHEIPAMQEAARQKEKEARKEAKIQKRKQQIADAEENGEDPLPEEEADVEEEEETDETLKQAVRTGPYSICRRAGLDNLAKKFGLTPEHFAENLRDNYQRHEVDQEPTEPLTIANEYCSQILSSSEEVLKAAQLMVAIQLAREPLVRRCVREMYMERAKISVKPTKKGIKEIDENHPVYGMKYLKDKPVRDLVGDQFLNLVIAEEDKLITITLSDSIEGNTSNNYVDEMKQLYYRDEFSKNVQDWNALRVGSVEMALTRIVLPSLKKELKANLIAEAKECVMRACGRKMYNWIKVAPYTCEFPEEEDEEWDTSKGLRVMGLAYVPEYSQAAFTCLIAPDGECTDYLRLPHIMKRKNSYREDEKAMKEADLLAIRNFIATKKPHVVVIGGESREAMMIAADIKECIANLVEEEQFPNIKIEICDNELAKIYSNSNKGISEFRDYPELLRQAISLGRRMQDPLVEFSQLCTADEEILCLKYHNLQDQLPKDELLDNLYLEFVNRVNEVGVDVNKAVQQAYCGNLVQFVCGLGPRKGQALIKMLKQTNQRLENRTQLVTSCHMGPKVFINCAGFIKIDTNSLGDSTEAYVEVLDGSRVHPETYEWARKMAVDALEYDDEDANPAGALEEILESPERLKDLDLDAFAEELERQGFGNKCVTLYDIRAELNCRYKDLRVPYQSLSAERLFDILTKETPETFYVGKLVLATVIGISHRKPQGDQLDQANPVRNDETGLWQCPFCLKNDFPELSEVWNHFDAGACPGKATGVRLRLDNGISGYIHIKNLSDRHVANPEERVNIGQIIHCRIIKIEVERFSVECTSKSSDLADKNHEWRPQRDPFYDTEAEQRDAKVEEDAKKAKQRQTYVKRVIVHPSFHNISFAEAEKLMQTMKQGEAIVRPSSKGADHLTVTWKVTDEIYQHIDVREEGKENAFSLGQSLWIGNEEFEDLDEIIARHVNPMAAYASELLDFKYYKPAVEGIKDKAEEILKEQKKENPGGIPYIISAAKNYPGKFLLSYLPRTRCRHEYVTVSPEGFRFRGQMFGRVSDLFRWFKEHFRDPVPGQSTPSTPRGAMTSRTPYHTTPGAVSGMNQEAIQRVAQNLPHHMLHSLSQVANQTPHHYPPHTPGTANAAGYGGVHTYPNTPYTPSGQTPFMTPYQTPHHTPHHHGQPTPRYGQQTPNHQQGPFIHPPPPSGITSTGHHRSTPSHRPTPPMSTPGDPMDWKKAAEAWARLKSGPRVSTSTPRYEESRRTPRNYEESVGRTTPRNRTSNRTPSYKSPRGTPHTNSSPRSMSLSGDGTPLYDES; this comes from the exons ATGGCTGATTTTTTACATTCAGAAGCAGAAGAAAGCGAG gaGGAGAAGGAATTAGACGATAATGAGAAAAAGAAACTGAAGAAAATAAAAGCTATGGAAGAAAGtgatgaagaagaagaggaag ATGATGAGGATCGTTTACGGGAGGAACTTAAGGATCTCATTGACGACAACCCTATAGAAGAAAGTGAGGGAGATGATAGTGATGCTTCTGGAGTATCTCAAAAACGTAAAAAAAGTGATGATGAGGACTTTGACGATCGTTTAGAAGATGAAGATTATGACTtgatagaagaaaatttggGAGTCAAAGTTGAAAGA AAACGTTTTAAACGCCTCCGAAGGATACAAGATGAGGAATCAGAGGAGGAACAGGAAAAGGAGGCAGACGATGATAGAGATGCTATTGCAAACGAACTTTTCGAAGGTTCTGGCGAT GAAAGGGAGATTGCTATG GAAGATGAAAGGCGGAGCGAACGTAGTCACAGACCTGAAGTCGACACATTTGACGAGGAAGGAAGTGAAGGAGAATACACAGACGCTGATGATTTTATTGTTGACGATGATGGTAGACCAATTGCCGAGAAACGCAAAAAGAAAAAGCCAATTTTTTCTGATGCAGCTTTGCAAGAAGCACAAGACATTTTTGGTGTTGATTTTGATTATGATGAATTTGGTAAATACGGCGAAGAGGACTAtgaggaggaagaagaggaagaagaggaagaagaagaagatgaataCATGGACGATGAAGACGCCGAGAGACCGCGAAGGCCGAAAAAACAGTTGAAAAAGAAAACTACGAGAAAAAGTATTTTCGAAATTTACGAACCAAGCGAACTTAAACGCGGTCATTTTACCGATATGGATAATGAAATACGGAACACAGATATACCGGAGAGAATGCAACTTCGTACTGTTCCTGTTACACCAGTTGCAGAGGGTTCTGATGAACTAGACTTAGAGGCAGAGTGGATCTATAAACAGGCGTTCTGTCGACCAACTATTTCAATTCAAGATGCACACCTAAACGCTGAGGCTAAAGAAAGAGCTCGGAAAGGACCTCAAACGAtcggtaaaattaaaaaagcttTAGACTTTATGCGAAATCAACAATTCGAAGTACCTTTCATATCGTTTTATAGAAAGGAATATGTCCTACCGGAACTAAACATTAACGATCTCTGGAAAGTGTACAAATTTGATGCCAAGTGGTGTCAACTTCGtcagagaaaagaaaatttattaaaattatttgataaaatgCGAAATTATCAGTTagatgaaattatgaaaaatccTGATGCTCCATTACCAGATAACGTACGATTGATTAAAGATGACGACATAGAACGATTGAAAAATGTGCAAACCAGCGAGGAACTAAATGACGTTTATCACCacttcatgttatattataGTCATGAGATACCAGCAATGCAGGAAGCTGCTCGTCAGAAGGAGAAAGAAGCACGGAAAGAAGCAAAGATTCAAAAACGAAAACAACAAATTGCGGATGCCGAGGAAAACGGAGAAGATCCTCTGCCGGAAGAGGAGGCGGACgtagaggaagaagaggaaacaGATGAAACATTAAAACAGGCTGTTCGGACTGGTCCATATTCTATTTGCAGGCGGGCCGGCCTCGATAACCTCGCAAAAAAGTTCGGTCTCACTCCCGAACATTTTGCCGAAAATTTACGAGACAATTATCAGCGACACGAAGTAGATCAGGAGCCAACGGAACCTTTAACCATTGCTAATGAATACTGTAGTCAAATACTTAGTAGTTCGGAAGAAGTACTAAAAGCTGCTCAATTAATGGTAGCTATTCAATTAGCACGTGAACCTTTGGTAAGGAGGTGTGTCCGAGAAATGTACATGGAAAGAGCAAAGATATCTGTAAAACCTACAAAAAAAGGAATCAAAGAGATCGACGAAAACCATCCAGTTTATGGGATGAAGTATTTGAAGGATAAGCCAGTGCGAGATCTGGTTGGAGATCAGTTCCTAAATTTGGTTATAGCCGAAgaagataaattaattacgataACATTGAGTgatagtatcgaagggaatactAGTAACAACTACGTTGACGAAATGAAACAACTTTACTACCGAGACGAGTTTAGTAAAAATGTCCAGGATTGGAACGCATTGAGAGTTGGGAGTGTTGAAATGGCACTTACACGTATTGTTTTACCGAGTCTAAAGAAAGAGCTAAAAGCAAATCTTATTGCAGAAGCTAAAGAATGCGTAATGAGAGCATGTGGTCGTAAAATGTACAATTGGATTAAAGTTGCTCCTTATACCTGTGAATTTCCAGAGGAAGAAGATGAGGAATGGGATACTAGTAAAGGACTTCGGGTAATGGGTTTAGCTTATGTCCCAGAATACTCTCAAGCCGCATTCACTTGTCTAATCGCACCGGATGGGGAATGTACAGATTATTTGAGATTGCCACAcataatgaaacgaaagaatagTTACCGAGAGGACGAGAAAGCCATGAAAGAAGCCGACTTGTTAGCAATTCGAAATTTTATAGCAACAAAAAAGCCGCATGTTGTAGTTATAGGTGGTGAATCAAGAGAGGCAATGATGATCGCGGCTGATATTAAAGAATGTATCGCGAACCTAGTAGAAGAAGAACAATTCCCAAACATTAAGATAGAAATTTGTGACAATGAATTGGCTAAAATTTACTCGAACAGTAATAAAGGTATATCCGAATTTCGGGATTATCCGGAATTATTGCGACAGGCTATCTCATTGGGCAGAAGAATGCAAGATCCCTTGGTGGAATTTTCTCAATTATGCACCGCTGACGAAGaaattttatgtttaaagtaTCACAACTTGCAAGATCAATTGCCGAAAGACGAACTTTTGgataatttatatttagaatTCGTGAATCGTGTAAACGAAGTTGGTGTTGATGTGAATAAGGCGGTACAACAAGCTTATTGCGGGAATTTAGTTCAATTTGTGTGTGGTTTGGGGCCGAGAAAAGGACAGGCATTGATCAAAATGTTGAAACAAACCAATCAAAGGTTGGAAAATAGAACTCAGCTTGTAACTTCTTGTCACATGGGACCTAAGGTTTTTATTAACTGTGCGGGTTTTATCAAGATAGATACAAACAGTTTAGGAGACAGCACCGAAGCATATGTCGAAGTCCTTGATGGGTCTCGAGTACATCCCGAAACGTATGAATGGGCGAGAAAAATGGCAGTCGACGCTTTAGAATACGACGACGAAGATGCTAATCCAGCCGGAGCACTGGAAGAGATTCTCGAATCTCCTGAGAGACTGAAAGATCTTGATTTGGACGCGTTCGCGGAAGAACTTGAAAGACAAGGTTTTGGCAATAAATGTGTCACTTTATATGATATCAGAGCAGAATTAAATTGCAGATATAAAGATTTACGTGTACCATATCAGTCACTGAGCGCAGAAAGGTTGTTCGATATTCTAACGAAGGAAACCCCGGAAACATTTTACGTAGGGAAATTAGTCTTGGCCACAGTAATAGGGATAAGCCACAGAAAACCGCAAGGTGATCAATTGGATCAAGCCAATCCTGTAAGAAACGACGAAACTGGATTGTGGCAATGTCCATTCtgtttgaaaaatgattttccGGAATTATCCGAAGTATGGAATCATTTTGACGCCGGAGCTTGCCCCGGCAAAGCTACTGGCGTGAGATTAAGATTAGATAATGGAATATCTGGttatattcatataaaaaatttatctgACAGACACGTTGCGAATCCTGAAGAGAGAGTAAACATAGGACAAATAATACATTGTCGGATAATAAAGATTGAAGTGGAGCGATTCAGCGTCGAATGTACAAGTAAAAGTAGCGACCTCGCGGATAAAAATCACGAATGGAG ACCACAAAGAGATCCGTTTTATGACACAGAAGCAGAACAAAGAGATGCGAAAGTCGAAGAGGATGCCAAGAAAGCGAAGCAACGGCAGACATATGTGAAACGCGTAATCGTGCATCCTTCTTTTCACAACATCAGTTTTGCAGAAGCTGAAAAGTTAATGCAGACTATGAAGCAAGGGGAAGCAATAGTTAGACCGAGCAGTAAAGGTGCTGATCATTTAACTGTCACATGGAAAGTTACTGATGAGATTTATCAGCATATCGATGTTAGAGAGGAGGGAAAAGAAAATGCCTTTTCTCTCGGTCAAAGCTTGTGGATTGGAAACGAagaattcgaggatttggatgAAATTATTGCGAGACATGTTAATCCTATGGCTGCATATGCTTCGGAATTATTGgactttaaatattataaaccaGCTGTAGAAGGCATTAAGGATAAAGCGGAAGAGATATTAAAAGAACAAAAGAAGGAAAATCCTGGAGGAATTCCGTATATAATATCTGCTGCAAAG AACTATCCTGGAAAGTTTTTGCTATCTTATCTTCCGCGAACTCGATGTCGTCACGAATATGTAACAGTATCACCAGAAGGATTTAGATTCAGAGGGCAAATGTTTGGTAGAGTGAGCGACTTGTTCCGATGGTTCAAAGAACACTTTCGTGATCCGGTACCTGGACAATCTACTCCTAGTACTCCACGTGGAGCAATGACATCTAGAACACCTTATCATACAACGCCAGGAGCAGTGAGTG gAATGAATCAAGAAGCCATACAAAGAGTGGCGCAAAATCTTCCGCATCATATGTTACATTCTTTATCGCAAGTGGCGAATCAGACTCCTCATCATTATCCACCACACACACCAGGAACTGCGAATGCCGCTGGTTATGGTGGAGTTCATACTTATCCTAATACTCCATACACACCTTCGGGACAAACACCCTTTATGACACCATATCAAACGCCACATCATACTCCACATCATCATGGTCAACCAACTCCAAGATATGGGCAACAAACACCTAATCATCAGCAAGGTCCTTTCATTCATCCACCTCCACCTTCAGGGATAACTTCTACAGGACATCACAGATCAACACCATCACATAGACCTACGCCTCCAATGTCAACACCAGGCGATCCTATGGATTGGAAAAAAGCAGCGGAAGCATGGGCACGATTAAAAAGTGGACCACGTGTGTC TACCTCTACTCCAAGATATGAAGAATCTAGGAGAACTCCACGAAATTACGAAGAATCGGTTGGAAGAACAACGCCGCGAAATAGAACTTCGAATCGGACACCTTCTTATAAATCTCCTCGAGGTACACCACACACTAATTCAAGTCCTCGAAGTATGTCTCTTAGTGGAGATGGTACTCCTTTATATGATGAAAGTTAA